The genomic DNA catgagattctggggcacctgagtggctcagtcagttaagcatctggcccttggtttcggctcaggtcatgatctcacggtcgtgggatcaagccccacgtcgggctctgtgctcagtgcagagtctccttcagattctctctccctttccctctcatttgctttttctctctcaaataaataaataagtaaaatcttaaaaaatcatgAGATTCTGCTTCATCCAAACTTTCATGTTCTCCTAAAAATTTGGAAGATTTGGTCACACTGGGCCCATCGTCCCGCGAGGCACCACCTGACTGCATCTGAGGCATATTTAATGGTCTTGACTAACACCAGCCCTGCCCCATCCTCCTCCCACATTTACTTGCCCCACTAGGCATTGCGGTCCCTGACCTTTGACCTAGATCCTCCCTCCAGAGCCCAGCTCTGCTTGCTTCTTGCAGCTACTGCCAGCTAAGTGGTGCTCATGCCATTCTGCTCCACTCCCAAGTTTAATGTTCACTTGTGTGGTTGTTTAGATGGGAGTGGTGGGAAGTTAAAAGGGGGGTCTTTGGGTGGTAAGAATGGCAGGCTCTGGGTTTAATCTCATTTTTACCCCTTtgctggctgtgtggccctgggcaagttacctgacttctctgaacctcagtttccttgtatttttaaaattaaaatttgtattttaaaagtgagaCCTCTGGCCGGCACCATGGGGCTGGATTGTCCTGCTCTTTCAGGGTTTAGCATGGCTGGCCGAGCTGCATCCCCAGGTTCTGGCTGAGAACGAAAGAGTCAGACTCTTACCACTGAGGACAAAGGTGCCTTCCTACGAGCAGGCTCCTGGCTTCATTTCTTGCCCCACGACACAGGTGCTCCGTCAGGCATGGCATATTGGGCTGCATTCAGGGCATGTTCTGCCAGTCATGGCTGGTCCTGCTCGCCGTCCAGCTGGCGTGAGCGAGCACCACGGGTCTGGTTGGGGCAGGTGGCTCAGGACTGGTGCCGAGGGCCCTGGGTGGCCCCTGCAAGGGAGTGTGCGGGGCCAAGCAGGTCTGAACGAGGGGCTgcttcttttttgcttgtttgagTTAAATATTGACtagataaaaaaagaattcttactaGATATGTGTGGCATGAAGAAGTACGATACAACAAATACCAGCGTACCTaccaagccattttttttttaaagattttatttatttatttatttgacagagatagagacagccagtgagagagggaacacaagcagggggagtgggagaggaagaagcaggctcatagcggaggagcctgatgtggggctcgatcccagaatgctgggatcacgccctgagccgaaggcaggtgcttaaccgctgtgccacccaggagccccataccaagccatttttaaaaaagctttattgtGTCCTTCCCCAAATTCTctcctattttctcttctttactatTCCAGATTTTGGGTAGGTGACTCCCTTGCTTCTCTTTATTGTTTCTGTGTCGGCCTGATTCCCTAGACAATATATTGTTTAGTTTTGAAGAAGAGGcataccgtgtgtgtgtgtgtgtgtgttagagagcgcgagagagagtgagtgggtcTTTTTGTCCCTTTATCCTGCATTCAGGATCATCTCTTCAGATCTGTCTTCTAATGACTGACTCTTCTCACCTGTTTCTAATCCATAAAACCCATCCATTGAATTCCTAATTTCcaactgcatttttcatttatcgAAGTTCTATGTACACTGGTCATTTTAGATCCTATTTTCAAAATTAGACTTTATGTTATCAAAGTGagcatgtttctttctcttgacaTGGTGATTCTGCGAGTGTGGATGTTCCTGTTCTCTGCTGTCCGGTGTCCCGTGGCGTGGCCGTGGGCCTGCGTCAGGCGCGGGGCATGCGGCAGCGACAGACCCATGAGCTCCTCCTTGGCTGGAGCTTCGGGTATGGCAGGGAGAGGACAGACAGGCACCGAGTCCGTCGGCTGGGCTTGCGGAAGACAGGGCCCCCAGGAGTGCAGGCCAAGGGGTCAGTGACACCCTCTAGAAGCCGAGACCTGAAGGTCAGGTAGGAGTTAGTGGGTGAAAGAGCCAGTCCCGAGTTCCAGCAAATTCACACAAGGCCTTTGACGGAGGATTGCTCCTTCTGCCATGATGCCCGGCTCTCTCGGGGACGCTCTAAGTTGGCCTGGGTGTCGGCACGTGGGCTAAGTATGAACCCTACCCTGTGCGCTGTTGTGCACTGAAGCCTAAGCTGTGAGACTGTGGGGTTGTATGTGTGTGAGTCACTGGCAGTCAGACCTCATGCTGAGTTCTGGAGCATGCAGTGCAGTATCGTGGGTGCTGGCTCAGCTCCTGACTTTGCCTGTGCTGGCCTGACACATTTGGCCCTTCCCTCCGGAGCAAGGGTCATGGTGGGAGCTGCCCCGCAGGATCCTGGGAGGGCGAGCGGGAGGGGTGCGGTGAGCACTGAGCTGCCTTTgcggggctctgtgctctgtgtccTCTGTGTTCTCCATTCTGGTCCACCTGCCAACCTGGTGTGTTCACCTGGATGTCTTCAgctcagacacacacagaatggaaCTTGTGGTTTCCCCTCCATCAGATGGCCCTCTCCCGGGGTCCCCCACCACTGCCCATCCTTTGCGTAGGCCCTAATTCTAGCAGTTACCTTTGGCTCCTCCCCTTGGGCTCAGGCTTGCCGCCAGCGGGCAGCAGCCCAGTCACTTCTGATTCCACAGCAGATTGTCCACCCCCCCAGCTGTCTGCTGCCCCTTCAGCTCCGGCCCGGTTGCCTTTCCTAGGGCCCACCACATAGCCTCCTCCCCGGGCCACCGCATAGCCTCCTCCCTGGGCCACTGCATAGCCTCCTCCTTGGGCCCATTGCTTCTGTATCCGTTCTCTCCCCAGCAGGCCGGGATCTATTCTCAACACACACCAGATCTTGTCTTTTCCTGCCTCAGATCTCCACTGGCTTCCCTGAATGTAGACCCTAGTGCCCACAGCCCCTGCTCTCCTGGCCTGTCTTGCTCACCTTCCCGTAGACCCTCACAGCCGAGCTCTTTCCTGTCTCGGGGTGTCTGCATCCGAGGGCTCCTTCAGTGCAGTCTTACCCTGACTTTTTGCAGCACTGACTCTTCAGCCCTCAGAGggccctcttctctctgtctgtaatttattttttattttttaaaaaatattttatttatttatttgacagagaaagagagagcacaaacggggagcagcagggggagagggagaagcagacgccctgctgatcagggagcccgatatggggctcgatcccaggactcctggatcatgacctgagttgaaggcagatgcttaagtgactaagccacccaggtgcccctcttttatttttttaagtaggccccacatttagcgtggagcccaatgcggagcttgaactcatgaccctgagatcaagacctgagctaagaccAAAAGTCAGATacccaaccaaatgagccacccaggcacccctgtaatttccttactttgttttctctcccaCTGAAAGCCGAGGGCAGGGACCTCCTTACCTGCTTGCTGCCTGCACAGTTGTGCGCTTGGTGATGGGGTGACTGTTGTTAACAGTTAATTGAATGGCGGGgtgcagaaacagacccagacgTCAGGGAACGCCCAGGATCACACAGTACGAAGTGGCACCCAGACCCCAGAGCCCGGGCCCTCACCGTGGTGATGCCACCGCCTCCTGCGGCACCACACCTGCTGACGGATGCCTGCGCGGGGCGCAGGGGTCTGGCCACACGTCTGCAAATAAATCCCTCTGGCTTTTGCTGGCACCAGACCCTTCCCCATGCAGATTCCTGGGAAGGCCCAAGGAGTTTGACAGCTTCACTCAGAATGCTCAAAGacaccctccttccttctctcgtTGAGGTTTGCTCTGGCATAAATCAGTTTTGTAAGCTCTCTGGCCTGGGGGATGAGGACACCGGTGGCAGGGTTGGCGTGAAGGGCGTGGGTGCAGGGTGGGGGTCCAGGTGTGCCTCGGGGAGGTCGGGCATGTTGCCGATTCTTCAAagcctctgctttccttccttctctcacgTAGGCCGCACCAGCTTCTACGAGGAGTACGGCGTCATTCGCGATGTGCTCCAGAACCACCTGACGGAGGTCCTCACCCTCGTGGCCATGGAGCTGCCCCACAACATCAGCAGCTCAGAGGCTGTGCTGCGGCACAAGCTTCAGGCCTTCCGGGCCCTGCGGGGCCTGCAGAAGGGCAGTGCCGTCCTGGGCCAGTACCAGGCGTACAGCGAGCAGGTGCGCAGAGAGCAGCGGAAGCCAGACAGCTTCCGCAGCCTGACGCCGACCTTCGCAGGTGGGCCCTGGGGCCACGCAAGGGCTGCCCCCCACTGGAAGCAGCTTTCCAAGTCCAGACACCCTTTGGTTTGGGTTGGAAGAGACCTCAGGGGGGTTATTCACAAGGGTGCTCGTCGGCAAGGAGGAAGGTCCTTCACTTCTCTGGCCTTCCACTGTCTTTCAGCAGCAGGTCACCTGTTGGGTCATTCTGGGTGAAGGGCACCCCAGTGGTGGTCTCAGCTCTGTCCGCATCCACCCACACTTCCAGAGCTCTCTGAGCCGGGTTCAGACCTGGCTCCCACTTATAACCAGCCCCCCAGTGAGGCTGCAGATCTGTCCGGCCACAGCCCAAGGCACCTCCAGCAGGCAGTCTTGCTGCTGCTCACACATCCTCTCGAGCCACGCTGTGGACAGTTCCCCGGGCCCAGAGCGTTCCTGGAGAGGGCTGGCCCCCCAAGGCTGCAGGTGATGAACTCCACTACAAGAGCAGCGGCCGTTTACGGGGCACTTACCGTGTGCCACGTGCTTGCTACGTGCTCCCTCATATGACCCTCGGGGACACAAACCTGTGGTGCAGGCATGGTCACTACCCCCACTCAAAGGTCAGGAAACCAGAGGCTCCTGAAGTTCCAAAACTTGCTCCAGGTCATGTGGAGATAGTATGGGAAAACCAGGCTTGGAACTCGAGTCAGGAGTGCACTCAACCCCTGGCTCCTACCACCGTGCCCCGCCAGCTACAGGCCCCCTTACCTGCGCACCACCCTGCTGTGGCTCGGAGCCCCGGCCTGCCCCTTCTTCGCTGTCTGGCCTTGCCTCAGGCACAACCCCGGGGGAGGGAAgcatccccctctcccccaccatgAGACTTCAGATCTCTTTGCTCGGAGCAGGGGAAGGCCAGGACTCTAAGGCGTCTCATGGAGGTGGGTGTCTGAGCTGGCCCTGAGGCTGCATTTTGAGCACTGACTGCGGGGAGAAGATGCTAGAAAGGCTGAGCATAGCAAGGCCGGGGGTGCCCCAAAGGCAGCGGTCTGCCCAGAGgaggggctcagagaggagaagggctgacagggaggtagggaagggaaggcaggtgcACTGGGAAGTCCTGGGTTCTCTGTGCCCAAGTGTCACTTCTGCTGTCCCCTGTCACCTCAGGCATCCTCGTTCACATGGACAACCTTCGCTGGGAGGGCGTCCCTTTCCTCCTGATGTCTGGCAAAGCCTTGGATGAGAGAGTGGGCTACGTGCGGATCTTGTTCCGGAACCAGGCTTACTGTGCCCAGAACGAGAAGCGCTGGGTGGCGGACCAGAGCCAGTGCCTGCCTCGGCAGATCGTCTTCTACATTGGACACGGTGAGCTGGGCAGCCCGGCTGTGCTGGTCAGCCGGAACCTGTtcaggccctccctgccctccaagaGCTGGAAGGAAGTGGAGGGCCGGCCCAGACTCCACCTTTTTGGCCGCCCTCTGTCGGATTACTATGCCTACAGCCCCGTGAGGGAGCAGGACGCCTATTCTGTCCTCATCTCTCATATCTTCCACGGCCGCAAGGACTCCTTCATCACCACGGAGAACTTGCTGGCCTCCTGGGTTTTCTGGACCCCCTTGCTGGACAGCCTGGCCCACGAAGTCCCGCGCCTCTACCCGGGAGGAGCCGAGAACGGGCACCTGTTGGACTTTGAGTTCAGTGGCACCCAGTTGCGCTTTTCCCAGCAGCAGCTGGAGCAGCTGGTGCCCGGGCCAGGTTCCGCTCCGAAGCCCAGCGACTTCCAGGTTCTCCAGGCCAAGTACCGAGAGAGCCCGCTGATCTCGGCCTGGCCTGAGGAGCTGATCGCGAAGCTGGCCGAGGACATCGAGGCCACAGCTGTGCGGGCGGTGCAGCGCTTTGGCGAGTTCCACCTGGCGCTGTCCGGCGGCTCCAGCCCCGTGCCCCTGTTCGAGCAGCTGGCTACCCGGCACTACGGCTTCCCCTGGGCCCACACGCACCTGTGGCTGGTGGACGAGCGCTGCGTCCCACTTCGGGACCCCGAGTCGAACTTCCAGGGCCTGCAGGCTCACCTGCTGCAGCACGTCAGGGTCCCCCACTACAACGTCCACCCCATGCCGGTGCACCTGCACCAGCGCCTCTGTGCCGAGGAGGACCGGGGCGCCCAGATGTACGCCAGCGAGATCTCGGCCCTGGTGACCAATAGCAGCTTTGACCTGGTGCTGCTGGGCATGGGCATGGACGGACACACGGCCTCCCTG from Ailuropoda melanoleuca isolate Jingjing chromosome 11, ASM200744v2, whole genome shotgun sequence includes the following:
- the H6PD gene encoding GDH/6PGL endoplasmic bifunctional protein, coding for MKGPQLFPPVVYQKPPCPWSARTRWVHARAGQARLQECSPETKTGTLILIQTLWLARSALTALGMLAQLYFKRLPGWWKMLVVAMCMALLACLQAQELQGHVSIILLGATGDLAKKYLWQGLFQLYLDEVGKGYSFSFHGAALTSTKQGQEFIAKVLESLSCPEDMAPGRCAELRGQFQQLSQYRHLRTSEDYMALSKDIEAQLQHKGLQEAGRIFYFSVPPFAYADIARNINSSCRPGPGAWLRVVLEKPFGHDRLSAQQLATELGSFFQEKEMYRVDHYLGKQAVAQILPFRDQNRKALDGLWNRHHVERVEIIMKETVDAEGRTSFYEEYGVIRDVLQNHLTEVLTLVAMELPHNISSSEAVLRHKLQAFRALRGLQKGSAVLGQYQAYSEQVRREQRKPDSFRSLTPTFAGILVHMDNLRWEGVPFLLMSGKALDERVGYVRILFRNQAYCAQNEKRWVADQSQCLPRQIVFYIGHGELGSPAVLVSRNLFRPSLPSKSWKEVEGRPRLHLFGRPLSDYYAYSPVREQDAYSVLISHIFHGRKDSFITTENLLASWVFWTPLLDSLAHEVPRLYPGGAENGHLLDFEFSGTQLRFSQQQLEQLVPGPGSAPKPSDFQVLQAKYRESPLISAWPEELIAKLAEDIEATAVRAVQRFGEFHLALSGGSSPVPLFEQLATRHYGFPWAHTHLWLVDERCVPLRDPESNFQGLQAHLLQHVRVPHYNVHPMPVHLHQRLCAEEDRGAQMYASEISALVTNSSFDLVLLGMGMDGHTASLFPQSPAGLEGTQLVVLTRSPSKPHERMSLSLPLINRAHKVAVLVMGRMKREITMLVSRVGHEPKKWPISGVLPSSGQLVWYMDYEAFLG